Proteins encoded in a region of the Clostridium butyricum genome:
- a CDS encoding LacI family DNA-binding transcriptional regulator, whose translation MTVTIKDVAKASHVSVATVSRVLNDLGGYSDKTKNNVLKAVEELGYRGNAIARWLSTNITRTIGIIIPDVSTNFDGEIIRGIEDVAHNNNYSVIICNAGTEGKRTLEYLKILEERKLDAIIIVSIEITEEYYKVIKSMNIPYILISTMSFKHNMPYIRVDDTMAAYTATKYLIDKGHKNIAMISGTKEDKIAGWPRVQGYLNALNEHNLEVDEELIKYGDFSYESGIRCIDLLLDTKKKFTAVFVASDDMAAGVLNATYRRKIRVPDKLSIIGYDNTKTAEMSIPPLTTLAQPLYEMGCKAFIRVLDMINGRDSMDGTIMNHSIIERETVRWLK comes from the coding sequence ATGACAGTAACAATAAAGGATGTAGCAAAAGCATCACATGTTTCGGTTGCTACAGTATCAAGAGTATTAAATGATCTAGGAGGATATTCTGATAAGACGAAAAATAATGTGTTAAAAGCTGTAGAAGAATTGGGATACAGAGGAAATGCTATTGCAAGATGGCTTTCTACTAACATTACTAGAACAATTGGAATAATTATACCAGATGTGTCAACAAATTTTGATGGAGAAATTATAAGAGGAATTGAGGATGTAGCTCATAATAATAATTACAGTGTTATAATATGCAATGCAGGTACTGAGGGAAAGCGAACACTAGAATATTTAAAAATTCTAGAAGAACGTAAATTAGATGCCATAATTATAGTAAGTATAGAAATAACAGAGGAATATTATAAAGTTATAAAATCTATGAACATCCCATATATATTAATATCTACAATGTCATTCAAACACAATATGCCTTATATAAGGGTAGATGATACAATGGCAGCGTATACAGCAACTAAATATTTGATAGATAAAGGGCATAAAAATATTGCAATGATCAGTGGAACAAAAGAAGATAAGATAGCTGGATGGCCTAGAGTGCAAGGGTATTTAAATGCTTTAAATGAGCATAATTTAGAAGTGGATGAAGAATTAATAAAATATGGTGATTTTTCTTACGAAAGTGGTATTAGGTGCATTGATTTATTGTTGGATACTAAAAAGAAATTTACTGCAGTATTTGTTGCAAGTGATGATATGGCAGCAGGAGTATTAAATGCAACTTATAGAAGAAAAATAAGAGTTCCAGATAAGCTCTCGATTATTGGATATGATAATACTAAAACAGCAGAGATGTCTATACCGCCATTAACAACATTGGCTCAACCCCTGTATGAAATGGGATGTAAAGCATTTATTAGAGTACTAGATATGATAAATGGAAGAGATTCTATGGATGGTACAATTATGAATCATAGTATTATTGAGAGGGAAACAGTAAGGTGGTTAAAATAA